One Kineosporia sp. NBRC 101731 genomic region harbors:
- a CDS encoding DUF6284 family protein — translation MHSWRSLNGPSRRELRLIEAEWPLIAAEIAVVDAEIAMAVTGDEGSELARHRLDQAVTGATELRHLMSAEPLNWLNGGPLGGAA, via the coding sequence GTGCATTCCTGGAGATCATTGAACGGGCCGAGCCGCCGCGAGCTGCGGCTGATCGAGGCCGAATGGCCTCTGATCGCAGCTGAAATCGCTGTGGTCGACGCTGAGATCGCGATGGCCGTCACCGGTGACGAGGGCTCGGAACTGGCTCGTCATCGACTGGACCAGGCCGTAACTGGCGCAACCGAGCTGAGGCACCTCATGTCCGCCGAGCCGCTCAACTGGCTCAACGGTGGACCACTTGGCGGTGCGGCATGA
- a CDS encoding GntR family transcriptional regulator, with the protein MSTQREQPPSRRIADVLRRAIADGTYQEGDKLPSERVLASTYGSARNTAREAVNILATEGLVDVRHGSGAYVRKQVKMIRLGAERYSESTRRETGLSPFRAEALKQGKTVRVDVPNISRVIPPAIVAERLAVDPHTESVVQRVNHYYADDVPVQIGITYIPWTIVEGSVLATDAKTGTGSIYARFAELGHQITNVREEISARMPRPDEAQILHTPPGVPVLDVVHTGIDQDGKPFEVTNFIMRSDLTGLDYSMAVED; encoded by the coding sequence ATGAGTACGCAGCGCGAACAGCCCCCCAGCCGTCGCATCGCCGACGTCCTGCGTCGGGCTATCGCGGACGGCACCTACCAGGAGGGCGACAAGCTGCCCTCCGAACGTGTCCTGGCCTCCACCTACGGATCGGCCCGCAACACGGCTCGCGAGGCGGTCAACATCCTGGCCACCGAAGGCCTGGTCGACGTGCGCCACGGCAGCGGCGCGTACGTGCGCAAGCAGGTCAAGATGATCCGCCTCGGAGCCGAGCGCTACAGCGAGAGCACGCGTCGAGAGACCGGCCTCTCACCCTTCCGGGCCGAAGCACTCAAGCAAGGCAAGACCGTGCGGGTGGACGTGCCCAACATCAGCCGCGTCATTCCGCCGGCCATCGTGGCCGAACGCCTCGCGGTCGACCCCCACACCGAATCCGTTGTCCAACGCGTAAACCACTACTACGCAGACGATGTGCCCGTTCAGATCGGCATCACATACATCCCGTGGACGATCGTCGAAGGATCCGTCCTGGCCACCGACGCCAAGACCGGCACCGGGAGCATCTACGCCCGGTTCGCCGAGCTCGGCCACCAGATCACCAACGTCCGGGAAGAAATCTCTGCCCGGATGCCCCGCCCCGATGAGGCACAGATCTTGCACACTCCACCTGGCGTCCCCGTCCTCGATGTCGTCCACACCGGCATCGACCAGGACGGAAAACCTTTCGAGGTAACGAACTTCATCATGCGTTCGGATTTGACCGGGCTCGACTACTCGATGGCTGTAGAGGACTGA
- a CDS encoding GNAT family N-acetyltransferase, with protein MADNPTSRIRPRTADDLPALGDLLVRVHELDGYPVEGVADPIAWLKSDNELAALTAEKDGQVVGHVMLSYPTDADAAATEWAEREDEPRDAIAVLGRLFIAPEARGERLGARLTDSATEIARKLGRRAVLDVMAKDKAAIRTYEKLGWERIAAIKHTFGDGQSVPAYAYVSPLE; from the coding sequence ATGGCAGACAACCCCACATCCCGAATCCGCCCCCGCACCGCCGATGACCTCCCCGCCCTGGGCGATCTCCTGGTCCGCGTCCACGAACTCGACGGCTACCCCGTCGAAGGCGTCGCCGACCCCATCGCCTGGCTCAAGTCCGACAACGAGCTAGCCGCACTCACCGCCGAGAAAGACGGCCAGGTCGTGGGCCACGTCATGCTCAGCTACCCAACCGACGCCGACGCCGCCGCGACCGAGTGGGCCGAGCGCGAGGACGAACCACGGGATGCCATCGCGGTGCTCGGCCGGCTGTTCATCGCGCCTGAAGCACGCGGGGAACGGCTAGGCGCGCGGCTCACCGACTCAGCCACTGAGATTGCCCGCAAGCTCGGCCGGCGCGCGGTGCTCGACGTGATGGCCAAGGACAAGGCGGCCATCCGGACCTACGAAAAACTCGGGTGGGAACGCATCGCCGCGATCAAGCACACCTTCGGCGACGGCCAGAGCGTCCCGGCCTACGCCTATGTCTCACCGCTGGAGTAA